A part of Solibacillus sp. FSL H8-0538 genomic DNA contains:
- a CDS encoding transglutaminase domain-containing protein encodes MKRFMNYFLAAVLCFSSLPVALLTNAPETVYANSHWIASSEKNLKREIYKSLANFETSFSINHVGDVNNLKTQLNSIMDEFRKTKSYVYENISKWEASYRHVGNTATIHFTITYLTSKEQEDYVSAQAKKLLPTIVSASASDFEKVKAVHDYIIVNSSYSSNTLNSQYITYTLLTENEGVCQAYALLMYKMLEELNVEVKYVKGHAGGERHAWVLAKVEGAWYHVDVTWDDPVPNRENEVRYKYFLLSDSQMATTHSWSNAEYPPATKENFAYLQVVDSAFTKGQTLYYKNIKDSEFYQMDLKTLKISKITASVYNQEKKSLSSQ; translated from the coding sequence ATGAAGAGATTTATGAACTATTTCTTAGCAGCTGTATTATGCTTTAGCTCACTACCTGTAGCACTATTGACGAATGCACCTGAAACTGTGTATGCAAATAGCCATTGGATCGCTTCTTCTGAGAAAAACCTAAAAAGAGAAATTTATAAATCATTAGCCAACTTTGAAACCTCATTTTCAATTAATCATGTTGGCGACGTAAATAATTTAAAAACGCAGCTAAATTCGATTATGGATGAGTTTCGAAAGACGAAATCATATGTATATGAAAATATTTCAAAATGGGAAGCGAGCTATCGCCATGTTGGCAATACTGCAACAATTCATTTTACAATTACGTATTTAACATCAAAGGAGCAAGAGGATTATGTTAGTGCCCAAGCTAAAAAGTTATTGCCCACTATTGTAAGTGCCTCTGCAAGTGATTTTGAAAAAGTAAAGGCAGTGCATGACTATATTATTGTGAATTCTTCCTATTCATCTAACACACTAAATAGCCAGTATATTACGTATACCCTACTAACGGAAAATGAAGGAGTATGCCAGGCCTATGCACTCTTAATGTACAAAATGCTAGAGGAGCTAAACGTTGAAGTGAAATATGTAAAGGGTCATGCTGGTGGAGAGCGCCATGCTTGGGTTTTAGCCAAGGTAGAAGGTGCTTGGTACCATGTAGATGTAACTTGGGATGACCCTGTACCAAACCGAGAAAATGAGGTGCGTTATAAATATTTTCTATTATCAGACAGCCAAATGGCAACTACACATAGCTGGTCAAACGCAGAATACCCACCGGCAACAAAAGAAAATTTCGCTTATTTGCAAGTGGTGGATTCAGCTTTCACAAAAGGACAAACTTTATATTATAAAAATATAAAAGATAGTGAATTCTATCAAATGGATTTAAAAACATTAAAAATTTCAAAAAT
- the menB gene encoding 1,4-dihydroxy-2-naphthoyl-CoA synthase: MTRQWTSLHTYEDIKYEFYNGIGKITINRPEVRNAFRPKTVTEMIDAFSRARDDKNIGAIILTGEGEHAFCSGGDQKVRGHGGYVGDDEIPRLNVLDLQRLIRVIPKPVVAMVAGYAIGGGHVLHVVCDLTIAADNARFGQTGPKVGSFDAGYGSGYLARIIGHKKAREIWFLCRQYDAQQALDMGLVNTVVPYAQLENETVQWCEEMLQMSPTALRFLKAAMNADTDGLAGLQQMAGDATLLYYTTDEAKEGRDAFKEKRQPDFGQFPRFP; the protein is encoded by the coding sequence ATGACACGTCAATGGACTTCTCTTCATACATATGAAGATATTAAGTATGAGTTCTATAACGGAATCGGTAAAATTACGATCAACCGTCCAGAAGTGCGTAATGCATTCCGTCCAAAAACGGTAACGGAAATGATCGACGCATTTTCTCGTGCGCGTGATGACAAAAATATCGGTGCAATTATTTTAACAGGTGAAGGGGAGCATGCATTCTGTTCAGGTGGCGATCAAAAAGTGCGCGGCCATGGCGGTTATGTAGGGGACGACGAAATCCCACGCCTAAATGTATTAGACTTACAACGCTTAATCCGCGTTATTCCTAAACCAGTTGTTGCCATGGTTGCAGGCTATGCAATCGGTGGTGGCCATGTATTACACGTTGTATGTGATTTAACAATTGCAGCTGACAACGCTCGCTTCGGCCAAACTGGACCAAAAGTTGGTTCATTCGACGCTGGCTACGGCTCAGGTTACCTAGCACGTATAATCGGACATAAAAAGGCACGTGAAATTTGGTTCCTTTGTCGTCAATATGATGCACAGCAAGCACTTGATATGGGCTTAGTTAACACGGTGGTACCTTACGCACAGCTTGAAAACGAAACAGTTCAATGGTGTGAAGAAATGCTGCAAATGTCTCCAACTGCATTACGCTTCCTAAAAGCAGCAATGAACGCAGATACAGACGGCTTAGCAGGTCTTCAACAAATGGCGGGTGACGCGACACTTCTTTATTACACAACTGATGAAGCAAAAGAAGGCCGTGACGCATTCAAAGAAAAACGCCAACCAGACTTCGGCCAATTCCCAAGATTCCCTTGA
- a CDS encoding diguanylate cyclase domain-containing protein, whose protein sequence is MVTYDSLKKAKKENLILFHSLFEDNSDAIFVLNEAGYILDGNMALEKMSGFLLSELQGTHFLSLIDEAERKEAEEQLFGTHTIYQDNRFNLISSEDRKIGCLMKVVPMKQDEQIQGYFLVVKDMRELDKRAQHYLESELSFRIITENVQDVIMLMDANKEYLYVSPSSKQMFGLAYEDILKKEAFFNIHPDYVAELVEKFEQAIQDGQPYIVILKVLHGDGGWVWTEINGKPVFSDDLQFRHMLLVARDISKQKESEEKLKFLAYHDALTGLPNRRLFSKHLSEALVLLKELDQCFAVMLLDIDNFKMINDCYGHEIGDKVIEEFGHRLQKIMGGFGVAARLGGDEFIILINQVDSEKSVELFAKRIQQSFEQPVIIQQTAHYITTSIGITLCHKNSLTASMILKSADEALYVVKGQGKNHHAIVTCK, encoded by the coding sequence ATGGTAACTTATGATAGCTTGAAAAAGGCAAAAAAAGAGAACCTAATACTTTTTCATTCTTTATTTGAAGATAATTCAGATGCTATCTTTGTACTAAACGAAGCAGGCTATATTCTAGATGGCAATATGGCTTTAGAGAAAATGAGTGGTTTCTTGTTATCAGAGCTGCAAGGGACTCATTTTTTATCGTTAATTGATGAGGCAGAACGGAAAGAAGCAGAAGAACAATTATTTGGCACGCATACAATTTATCAGGATAATCGTTTTAATTTAATTTCTAGCGAAGACAGAAAAATTGGTTGCCTAATGAAAGTTGTACCAATGAAGCAGGACGAACAAATTCAAGGTTATTTTTTAGTTGTGAAAGATATGCGAGAGCTTGATAAAAGGGCACAACACTATTTGGAAAGTGAATTGAGCTTCCGAATCATTACGGAAAATGTTCAAGATGTTATTATGTTGATGGATGCTAATAAGGAGTATTTATACGTTTCACCGTCGAGTAAGCAAATGTTTGGACTTGCTTACGAGGACATACTTAAAAAAGAAGCATTTTTTAATATTCATCCTGATTATGTAGCAGAGCTGGTAGAAAAGTTTGAACAGGCCATACAAGATGGGCAGCCATACATAGTTATTTTAAAGGTGTTACACGGAGATGGCGGTTGGGTTTGGACCGAAATTAATGGCAAGCCGGTTTTTAGTGATGATCTGCAGTTCCGCCATATGTTATTAGTAGCGCGTGATATTTCAAAGCAAAAGGAAAGTGAAGAGAAACTGAAATTTCTTGCGTATCACGATGCTTTAACAGGTTTACCGAATCGTCGCTTGTTCAGCAAGCATTTGTCGGAAGCATTAGTCCTATTAAAAGAGCTAGATCAATGCTTTGCCGTAATGCTGTTAGATATAGATAATTTTAAAATGATTAATGACTGTTACGGACATGAAATTGGTGACAAGGTGATAGAAGAGTTTGGCCATCGTCTTCAGAAAATTATGGGTGGGTTTGGTGTAGCTGCTCGCTTAGGTGGGGATGAATTTATTATATTAATAAATCAGGTCGATTCAGAAAAAAGTGTGGAGCTCTTTGCTAAAAGAATTCAACAAAGTTTCGAGCAACCGGTCATTATTCAACAAACGGCACATTATATAACAACGAGTATTGGTATTACTTTATGTCATAAAAATAGTTTAACCGCATCAATGATTTTAAAAAGTGCAGATGAGGCACTTTATGTAGTAAAAGGGCAAGGAAAAAATCATCATGCGATTGTAACTTGTAAATAG
- a CDS encoding o-succinylbenzoate--CoA ligase, whose protein sequence is MHPNWIMQRASLTPERIGLSFGTQQWTFQQLHEEASSIAQKINTLGLRRGERVALLAPSIPELIMVIYGCMHARLEMVMLNGRLSEQELAYQVEDADVKAIFVQDQELHKLQPDDRIIPFSKLQQVEVANVEIEQEWDEQDTITIMYTSGTTGFPKGVRQTVGNHSASAISSVLNLGLVERDTWLCIVPIFHISGFSILVRSLLYGMTIRLYEKFDVVSCAAEIIDGTVTKMSVVAVMLEHILSELERLQQKAHPNFNAILAGGGPIPVDYLQRAAKLHLPVSQTYGMTETSSQTATLANEDAFKKIGSSGKPLFFNRIKINKANEADREGEILVRGPHVTPGYIGRFKNKPSTENGWLHTGDIGYLDEDGYLYVVDRRSDLIISGGENVYPAEIENVLLAHPAVKEAGVCGIADEKWGQVPVAYIVLKENVDKECILDFCKTKLANYKIPKEIVFVAQLPRNGSNKLMRRKLKEIK, encoded by the coding sequence ATGCATCCAAACTGGATTATGCAGCGCGCCTCTTTAACACCAGAACGAATTGGTTTAAGTTTTGGTACGCAGCAGTGGACGTTTCAACAATTGCACGAAGAAGCGAGTAGCATTGCACAGAAAATAAATACGTTAGGTTTAAGGCGGGGAGAACGTGTTGCACTACTCGCCCCGTCAATTCCAGAACTTATTATGGTAATTTATGGTTGTATGCATGCTCGTTTAGAAATGGTCATGCTGAACGGCCGGCTATCAGAGCAAGAACTTGCTTATCAAGTGGAAGATGCTGACGTAAAAGCGATTTTTGTACAGGACCAGGAGTTACATAAACTACAACCAGATGATCGAATCATTCCATTCTCAAAGTTACAACAAGTAGAAGTGGCAAATGTAGAGATTGAGCAGGAATGGGATGAACAGGATACAATAACGATTATGTATACGTCAGGGACTACAGGTTTCCCAAAAGGCGTACGCCAAACGGTTGGGAATCATAGTGCAAGTGCGATTAGCTCTGTACTCAATCTTGGTTTAGTGGAAAGGGATACGTGGCTTTGCATAGTACCGATTTTCCACATTAGTGGATTTTCTATTTTAGTGCGTTCCTTGCTTTATGGTATGACGATACGTTTATATGAAAAATTTGATGTCGTGTCTTGTGCGGCGGAAATTATCGACGGTACGGTAACAAAAATGTCGGTCGTTGCTGTGATGTTAGAGCATATTTTAAGCGAGCTAGAACGCCTGCAGCAGAAAGCACATCCGAATTTTAATGCGATACTTGCCGGTGGTGGACCGATTCCAGTAGATTATTTACAGCGTGCGGCAAAGCTTCATCTCCCCGTCTCACAAACATATGGTATGACCGAAACGTCCTCTCAAACGGCAACTTTAGCGAATGAGGATGCATTTAAGAAAATTGGTTCTTCCGGAAAACCATTGTTTTTCAATCGAATAAAAATTAACAAAGCAAATGAAGCGGATCGTGAGGGAGAGATTTTAGTTCGTGGTCCCCATGTTACACCAGGGTATATAGGACGTTTTAAGAATAAACCATCAACTGAAAATGGTTGGCTTCATACCGGGGACATCGGTTATCTTGACGAAGATGGATATTTATATGTAGTAGATCGCCGTTCAGATTTGATTATTTCTGGTGGTGAAAATGTTTATCCTGCTGAAATTGAAAATGTGTTGCTCGCCCATCCAGCTGTGAAGGAAGCAGGAGTATGCGGCATTGCTGACGAAAAGTGGGGACAAGTGCCAGTTGCCTATATTGTCTTGAAAGAAAATGTAGATAAAGAATGTATTTTAGACTTTTGTAAAACAAAGCTTGCGAACTATAAAATACCAAAGGAAATCGTTTTTGTAGCACAATTACCTCGGAATGGTTCTAATAAACTAATGAGAAGGAAATTGAAGGAAATAAAATAA